The Henckelia pumila isolate YLH828 chromosome 2, ASM3356847v2, whole genome shotgun sequence genome includes a window with the following:
- the LOC140882228 gene encoding E3 ubiquitin-protein ligase PRT1, whose product MEFSEKSKEMENESDDDGSELIHEAFICCVCRDVLYKPVVLACGHISCFWCIHKSMSGLHKSRCPICRNRYYHFPSICQTLHLMLLKMYPVAYEKRGNQILEDEKLMGYFSPQLIVPADKVQPKDPVILSHDSLQPCLSRADSSLNPCSIGKEEIPGRMEQVGPDPVHPETDIPNLQAHKEDTLTTNAISVKDKNMNPGNSNLRTWKPVSADEVLCGSCKRVLFRPAVLNCGHVFCKCCIIPPTNEMLMCEVCQHPHPSDIPKVCLEFDHFLEEQFPKEYGLRKGLQMKQEQFPCETPSACSSEADKNKVHFPFSSGEDPLPLWDASSKVHIGVGCDACGMYPIIGDRYKCKDCVEEIGYDLCNPCYSTSSKLQGRFNQQHTSDHKFEILKSSAMHEMMLRLLRGQLQAISAFSDALRDDVGDSGNTTHISVNTNEDAENNTLVTSSDTEENQSDSQHRSNENF is encoded by the exons ATGGAATTCTCGGAAAAATCTAAAGAAATGGAGAATGAATCCGATGATGATGGATCGGAGCTGATTCACGAAGCATTTATTTGCTGCGTTTGTCG AGATGTTCTATACAAGCCTGTTGTATTAG CTTGTGGTCATATCTCCTGTTTCTGGTGTATTCATAAGTCCATGAGTGGTCTGCACAAGTCCCGTTGTCCGATATGTAGGAACCGGTATTATCATTTTCCTTCAATTTGTCAGACTCTTCATTTGATGCTCTTGAAAATGTATCCTGTTGCCTATGAGAAAAGAGGAAACCAAATTTTAG AGGATGAGAAGTTGATGGGCTATTTCTCGCCGCAACTCATAGTTCCTGCAGACAAAGTACAACCGAAAGACCCGGTCATCCTGTCCCATGATTCTTTACAACCATGCTTATCTCGAGCTGATTCATCACTCAATCCGTGTTCTATAGGCAAAGAGGAGATTCCGGGGAGGATGGAGCAGGTTGGACCTGATCCAGTTCATCCTGAGACTGACATCCCAAACCTACAAGCTCACAAAGAAGATACTTTGACAACTAATGCTATCAGTGTCaaagataaaaatatgaatccTGGAAATAGTAATCTTAGAACTTGGAAGCCAGTTTCGGCTGATGAAGTATTGTGTGGCTCCTGTAAGCGTGTGCTCTTCCGACCTGCAGTTCTTAATTGTGGTCACG tattttgtaAATGCTGCATTATCCCGCCAACAAATGAGATGCTCATGTGTGAAGTTTGTCAACATCCACATCCGAGCGACATTCCAAAAGTATGCTTGGAGTTTGATCATTTTCTGGAGGAACAATTCCCTAAAGAATATGGGTTGCGGAAAGGTCTACAGATGAAACAAGAGCAATTTCCTTGCGAAACTCCAAGCGCTT GCTCATCGGAAGCTGACAAAAACAAAGTCCATTTTCCGTTTTCATCAGGAGAGGATCCTTTGCCATTGTGGGATGCTAGCTCAAAGGTCCATATTGGGGTTGGTTGCGATGCTTGCGGG ATGTATCCAATAATCGGTGATAGATACAAATGCAAGGACTGTGTAGAGGAAATAGGCTACGACCTCTGTAACCCTTGTTACTCCACTAGTTCCAAGCTTCAGGGCCGGTTTAATCAGCAACACACCTCAGATCACAAGTTTGAAATCCTGAAATCTAGTGCTATGCACGAGATGATGTTGAGGCTGCTAAGAGGACAATTGCAGGCCATTTCAGCCTTCTCCGATGCCCTGCGTGATGATGTGGGAGATTCAGGAAACACCACGCATATATCAGTTAACACCAACGAAGATGCTGAGAACAACACTCTTGTCACCTCTTCCGACACAGAGGAAAATCAGAGCGACAGCCAGCACCGTTCCAATGAGAATTTCTGA